TTACTCAGAACTTGCTAGTCGGGAAAAAGAAGCAGATATGAACAGTGATGTTGATGTGGGCTGTTCGACACTCCGCTCTCCAGCCGGCGTCAGTACAACGCAACTGaaagaaaatacaaacaaaggTAAATGATTATTTATTAAACATTTGTCTAAAATTACGCTGCTTGCATCTCACAAAGGTCTAATGCatgtgtagattttttttaaaaagtcattgtgAAGAGGGTTCTGTCGTGATCCATCAAAGATTTGGAATGCATTTTTGCGGATGTTTTGATAATACAGAAAACAAAGCTAATGCCCTGAATGTACTTAAACCGAAAATGAAAACAACCGTGAAAATTTCACAATAACCCTTTTTATTTACTGAAAAGTacttcattttcaaataaagTTCTACAAACAAGCAAAATATACATTTGCCTTTGAAAGTCGTATTCTGAGACACATTTGTATTGGAACAATAACAGTAACATTAATATCAAAGGGGGTAGAAAAGTATTTTACTTAAATGAATAACTGCGAAAAAGTCAGATCTCCAAAATTTGAAAAGCCTTTATCATTCACGTTTCCTTTGTTAGGGTATGCATCTACATGACAATATACTGAGAATATTCGTTTCTATCATGTATCGAAATTGCGCGTTGTGAAAATCAAAGGTCAAGTAAAAAAGAAAGTAAATATAGCTGCATTAGACTTTGTCTTGTACCGAATGCTACAGAATTTCAGAGAACATTCAAACGGAGCTTACAGCTTGTGCTTAAAAAGGTACTAAACAAAACTTTCCAGTTCAGTGGTGCGCTGGGCTTAAGGTTCAAAATACTGATAAGTAAAGTATTCAATAACGGCTTTTCGGCTCTATGGATAAGGCAAAATGAGTAAGTGCTTAGAGGTTATTCATTCCGTGTTAGTTCAGATGCCTAATGGATGAATGGCTCAGAATCTTTATCTATATTTAATTATGAAACTTACCACAAATTAACTACATATATTTGGTTATGCAGGGATTCATAGAACTTTATTGACTCTAACAACTGTTCCCATTTGTAATAATGACAGCCAGCATTAATTATGTGGCATCAAAGTTGCCCTATTAATTTGCACTCATGGTTTACCGATTTTACACGTTTTTGTTTCTTCCCAGTGTATTCTGAGAATGGTAGTTCAACTAACACTTCATCGAATGGGTCCAATATTACGAATCTGAACGGCAGCTCCAGTTCAATAGGCAACTCGGGTTCTGGTCCTGACCAGGTGAGACGGTATCGAACAGCGTTCACCCGAGAACAAATCGGTAGATTAGAGAAGGAGTTTTACAGAGAAAACTATGTATCCAGACCCAGGCGATGTGAACTGGCCGCAGCCTTAAATCTACCCGAAACTACTATTAAGGTGCATTGATCAACTCGTGTCTTCTATTCAATTTTGTATATTCATATTGCTTATTTAGATTTAATGTATGTGTATTACAGTGTCAAAATGATAACGTTCGGGTTCACTATTATTCTGATTAGTTGGTGTAGATGTCACATATTGATGCAGATTTGAGAACCTTTTAGCATTTCGTAGATAATGGACTATTGTTTTAATTACGCTAGGAATGTTATTTGCaaagcatttatttttaattgatgGGGGGGGTGGAGATCGAAAGAATGGAGTGCGGTGTATGTATTGACGCTGTGCATTTTCCTTCTTAATCCAGGTTTGGTTTCAGAACCGGCGGATGAAAGATAAAAGGCAGCGACTAGCCATGTCATGGCCCCATCCGGCTGACCCAAGTTTTTACACCTACATGATGACCCACGCAGCGGCCACTGGAAGCTTGCCTTACCCTTTCCACTCTCACGTTCCCCTGCACTACTACCCACACGTTGGCGTCACAGCCGCTGCAGCCGCCGCTGCCGCTACAGGTGCCACGCCCTTCCCCACCTCCATTCGCCCGCTCGACACCTTCCGCGCCCTCTCCCACCCTTACTCGCGGCCCGAGCTGCTCTGCAGCTTCCGCCACCCGGGCCTTTACCAGTCCCCCCACAGTCTGAACAGCAGCGCTGCTACAGCGGCGGCGGCGGCCGCAGCGGCTGCAGCTGCCTCGACGCCGGCGGGCGCTACTCCCTGCTCCTGCCTGAGTTGCCACAACAACCAAGGCGGCGCGCTGGGGCCCAGGAGCGCGAGCTCCGACTTCACGTGCACCGCGACTGCGCAAAGGTCGGAGAGCAGCTTTCTACCGTACTCGGCCGCCGTGCTCAGCAAATCAGCGGCTGTGTCACCGCCTGACCAACGGGAGGAGTCCTCTCTGACCAGATAACTTATCCTGGCGGTGCTTCTCACCAAGGCCAACCAATGCCCAACTAGCAAATGGCTAAGACTCATTGCTTTTGTTTTGTTAAACCTTGCACCCTTAGTAATCACCGCTTTGGCGCAAACATGGACAATTTTCCATCAAAGCCCGTTTTAAAGAGTTTTGCTATCCTTTTAACATGAACTACACGTCCCAGTTTCGTTGATGACCACTCTTTCCAAATTCATTTGATCCAGTTCTAATCGTTGAAAAAGATCCCCGTGGATTCTTGTAAAGCTAATTGTCCTCTTAATTGTACTAGACTGTACAAAAACTGTGAACTTGTAAAGCATTACCGCCTTTTCAGGTGATATTGCTGAAGATATTACATTTGATAAGACAGTTGAGGCTAAATTCAAGAAATATAATACTGTTTTAAAGCAGTTTTCACCAAGAACAAAGACCAACTACAATGGGATACTATCTCTTTAAATAAAGCTGACAAATGAAGGTCACTTTGGGAAGCACACAATTCCATTAATTTTATTCGCCTTCTTTATAAGAAGACCCTTTTCTGTGAAATTGGGTACGATCAAGCCTACTGTTTTGGCCCAGGAGTGCCACCACCGGGTATCTGACAATTATTCGCTGCCAGAAACAACTCCTCGAGGACTTTGGCAAAGTTCGAGGAAGACACATCAGACACCGCCAATGTTATTGCCGTGTCAATTCCGATGCTAATAATGTGCAGATTATGACGAAAATTGCCAATCATGTACCTTGATGGACCTCCTTTGAATGTAGAATTGGAAAAAAGTTCCCTGCACTGAGACCTGCTGTCAAATACTAACAACCCGCTAAGGGAAGTCATTAGAAGAGATAGATAAGAGACTTGATACATAAAACATTGTTCACGTTGCATAGAATGTACTGGATTTAATGTGGTATTCGTTATCTGAAGTGATTTTGCAGAAACCCTACGTCCTCATTGTCCCACTGCcaattttaattttggaaacctaTATTGTAGACATTTTGTGTCCACTTTCCCTTGTAACCAGTATGGTACTGATGTGAACAGCCTCATTAAACCAACCTAGAAATTTCCATAATACGCCCCATAGAGCCACTTCACTCTTCACTTAATGGgattcttcaggaaaaaaaaagtaactcATTTTTTTCATTGTGCATACTTCCCACAGGGTCCTTTGTCAAGCTCTTGTAAATTAACTCATAAAATTATATAATTTTTCAGTTCCCCCTTTCGGTGATTGTTGCTCAATAAGTCTTTCAGAGGAGGTTACGCTGCCGTCTCCAAAACAGTTTAAAGCGGGTAATATAAGTAGCATGCAAGTTGTAGGTGGCAGGCGTGCTGGATGTTGGTGACTGTTTACTTTGGACTGCGTTAAATGTTAAATCAGGACCAGATTGCGGTTGAAATTAAAGGCACTCAACTTGATGGCTTCACAGTAAAAATGCAAGAAAACACAGTGAAAGCAGAAGTGTTGATTGTGACCTTAAAAGCGACGGAACAAACACGTATAGTATCATCTTAAAATACCattgttctgttttcattttgttttgcaatgCAGAACCCAGAATTAAAAAGCCAAAATCACATCAGTGTTGCAGACTACCACAATTATTCTTGTGACTGTTAGATTTTTGGCGATTTGCTGAAACCTTGTACTGTTGCTTATTGAAATAAAACGCGCTGAACCGCCAATTAAGAGAACCCGTTACAAAAGGAAAAGATGGACAAAAATCTCTCGACCTTTATACAAAAAAAACTACTGATATGGATGTaggtttttaaacaaaatggaaCTAAATGTTTTACTGTAGGCCTTTAGGCCTGATGGTGTAATGTCGAAATGTAATATAGTATTTGTGCTTGAAAATATTGCTGGACGTACCTACtcattgtaaaatattttaacTTATACAAACGTGCAATAATTAAAAGCTTTGTATATTCTGTTATTTATGGTGTTGTTCatggaaaataaatgttattgaaagcattttcttttgcatttttaatACATTGGATTGAAACAGCACCTATATTTGCCAGATAAATGGGTGGATTCTTCACCGTTAAGGTCTGTCTGTAAAATTAACCCTCCTGTTTATCGGATAAACAACAAATGTAAATCAACTAAATAATACCTTATATATTTTAACAATAGTTACTACTTCCTTATTCTTGCAATTCTGCTAATTctctgagaaaatgtttccaaagCGATACCGTACGTCCCcttttgtttcatttaaaaaaaactaacaaaattCACAAAATTAATTTCAGAGCTGTGGCCGATTTGCAGCCAAAATAGAAAAAAAGTTCTAAACATTGTAGTATTATGTTCATTTCTAGTTCACGTTTGTTGAGAAAATCACAACAATTCAGTTTCTCTGAACATATATTCTCAGAGCTAACATTCTTCAAATCAGAATGTGTTTGTTGTTAAATAAAATAGACGTTTGTCATACCGCAGTAAAACGAAATAAAGTGATAAACATTATTACATTCTGCAGTTAAATCAATTATCTTGGAATATATAAGAATATTAAAGTtggggccctttgctgaggcgcCACTGTTTATCTGAGGAACAGTGACAATACTGCATATTCCACATAGGTTTCGTACCCCTTCATCCAACAGAAATTGTATTTACAGGTCGGCAGTGAAATCGATATTTTGACAGAAAATGCAGGGAGTTAATGGTGTGTGCTAAGCCAGTCCATTTCTGCCCTAGCTACCAAGATGTTCGTACGGAATTTCTTTACCAACTGATCGCACTGGCATTAATTACAAAGACGGTGGAACTACTGGGAATACAACGGCTGCTATCACAGGCCATTTTCGCCCTGTAATTTACCATTATTATTGCATTAGCTCTAAATGATACAAGCTGATACTGTCTTTAATTGCAGTTTGGTTAAATATATACTGGAGTGCCCCTATGGGAGACTAAGATAACGTGCCTTCTTTCTGAACGTCTCGCATTTTAAAAATACGATTATAGCAGCACATTTGCGCTGGTGATGTATCACCTTTGTTTTCGATGCTTTACTAGGACGAGGGTTGCAACCCTTAAAAACAATAGCATTGAGATAGATGGAAAAACAAACAGGAAAAGACAGTGGTCGCTGCCATGGCCAGAAAATGCTGTCGAAAATAACAGTATATTTTTTTCTCTATGTTAAAGAATGAAAAGAATTTATCATAAAATGTTGCGACTGTCTGTCACCGGGCCCGAATTACTTTTGACAAGAAAATAAATCTGTAGGTTGTttaatatattttatattttctttatttcGGAGCtaatagaaaaacaaaattaaatgtcCACTCGCGAAATAGAAATGCAAAGATCGATGATCCACCCTACTGTCCAAT
The window above is part of the Stegostoma tigrinum isolate sSteTig4 chromosome 7, sSteTig4.hap1, whole genome shotgun sequence genome. Proteins encoded here:
- the evx2 gene encoding homeobox even-skipped homolog protein 2, which codes for MERIRKEIILMERGLHSPAGKKVSNLSDSAGNAVEEALENSHHSGRLSPRPTSASLHNTVGDTTTNGKFEIDNLFHHQHSSDSTSSSEISSSETRKKFSLYSELASREKEADMNSDVDVGCSTLRSPAGVSTTQLKENTNKVYSENGSSTNTSSNGSNITNLNGSSSSIGNSGSGPDQVRRYRTAFTREQIGRLEKEFYRENYVSRPRRCELAAALNLPETTIKVWFQNRRMKDKRQRLAMSWPHPADPSFYTYMMTHAAATGSLPYPFHSHVPLHYYPHVGVTAAAAAAAATGATPFPTSIRPLDTFRALSHPYSRPELLCSFRHPGLYQSPHSLNSSAATAAAAAAAAAAASTPAGATPCSCLSCHNNQGGALGPRSASSDFTCTATAQRSESSFLPYSAAVLSKSAAVSPPDQREESSLTR